A stretch of DNA from Xyrauchen texanus isolate HMW12.3.18 chromosome 36, RBS_HiC_50CHRs, whole genome shotgun sequence:
ACCTTCCAGGTGAGCAGGGCTGGACTTCGGGCAGAAGAGAGCTGAGGCTCTGTGAATGAATACAGTACAGTACGGTACAGTACGGTACAGAACAGTAAATCAAGGTATAGGCAGTAATTAGAACCCTTTGATGTTGAGCATGTAGCAGTGACAGGCTTCAGATTTTTGTGTACAAACGTTTGTGTGTAAGATTTTTCTCACCTGTTTCAGTCGCAGTTGGTGACCAGAAACGAAACTGTGGTGGTTTTGATGGCAGAATGAAAAGCAACACAGCAATGAAGATGGCAACTGTGGCATCTGTCACATATCTGAATGGGAAGATTTAACACATTCAAGGAATGTTATTTGCCCAATAATGTTCTATTATAATCTAGATTTATTCTgtgatgtgtttttatttatgatttatatGGTTGTCATACTGTATATGGTTAGTGTCTTGTAAAACGCAATAAATAATTAGTGTAATGCATACTCTGTATCTGTGTTGAAAAtgtgtgttgcccagcctgccacAAATCCAGGATCCCGTGTGAACCACAACACCACAAGTAAAATAAAGAGAGCCAGAACACTGAGTTCTCCAAATGACATGGGCCCTAGCAGAAGATGCTGCTCCCGGATCACATTATAGGCAGCAATGTCCTTCTCTGACTTGATCGCCCCACAGCCCCATGTCTTCCTAATGCTAGAGAAATGAGAAAATGGCACATGAAAGGAGTGAAAAAGGCAAACATCAAATATATCtattgaaaataaagaaaaatatttcattAGACTCATACTTGAATCCCATGAAAACAAACTGAAGCCAGAGCCAAGCTATAGTCAGCATGATGATCATGTTTGGAAAGGCAAAGCCAAACCACGAGGCAAAGTTAATGACATCATCATTCTCAGGAAATAACCTGTGGGAAAGATGAGGCAAGGGGTCCAATTATTTACGTACATATTTAAGTCATGAAACAAAAGTAGTGGAAAtagttttatattatatacatagtATATTTTTTCTCCTACTGATTCATTTGACCCTTGAGTACGAGGTTGGGGCCAGTGCCAGTGAGTGTCGCCGTTCCCCCAATGCTGGcagcataacacacacacagagtcatgCCTTTAGACATAAGCCTCTTTTCTACAGACTCCTGTTGCTTGGCAGCCTCTGGAGAAACATCCAGCATTCGCACCACCACTAAGAAAATaggaatataataaaatataatacacatAGTTCATGCTATATTCATCATTAAGATTGATTCTTTTGCCACTGGGAAACCGTTGTTGGACACAAAGAAGTTTTGGCTACAAAAACACCTCAGTagcggggcatgttgtcacatcaTATGGGGTAAGGGAACCCGTAAATAGCCTATTAAAGGacttttaagcaaaatataaatggtacaacaattatgaaacacaaaacaattcatgacaagcagcaaaaatggaaaatgttcaaaaataccaaAGCATTGTTTTGGCTAACAGAAATTTTAATTAACACGTTTGTAAAATTACAGCATATAAAACACATGTAGCAACTTGCCCCAATAAAtatgtgacaacctgccccagTCTGACATTTATGATAAATACCCTTCTCCTAACAACAGAATTCAACCTTTCAGCTAAAATATTCATTATATAGTTGACCATTGCCTGAATGtatgccgtgtgtgtgtgtgtgtgtgtgttgacctgtttacccaagagctatttaaaaaaaaaataacaatattttaattttagtttggAGAAAACAATTCTCAAGGATTACtctaatttaaaggtgcacccaGTAATATTTGTGTTCATATCCTCTTaaactttttttacattattcaatTTAGATTACAGGGACAGTGAGTGCACATCAATAAACATTTCTGTAAATGAACCAGTTTAGCTTTTACAgctaatttaaacattttattagtaaaaaaaaaaaaaaaaaaaaaaaagctgttacaGCTAAATTGCAGTTTAAGACTTACTCTGACACCCAGTGGCATGCAacatcattcaaacgcaatagtttACAGACACCAATGGAATTGCAGAAATTAAAttcgcagtcagccatgattagtgtaatccatgagtgaaagtgtccaatagcaGGGCAGTTACTGATATGAAGCCAGTactattcggctggtcatgtgatcctaacatgattgcccccatgaggggaccctttccatgtagtataaaacagctttttaaggttactgatatgactagagacttcatcttatgtgagtgctcatgattttatacatatgtttccaAATTCCTATTAGTtcctttagaagtaaaactttttttattgaggaaaaagaataaatgcacctttaaaacagttttaaactTGGTGTTTGAAGCTATCATACAAAACCAATAATAAGCATTCAAGTAATTAAACTTTTTGACTCAACTAATTAGACGCAGGTCACCCCAGCTACTAAATAAATCATAGTCATTATATGCACCTTAAACTCATTCTTTCCCCTCACcttctttgtctttgtgtttcacTTGCTGTTTGTACTCTGTGTCCTGAGGTCGCTCCTCACCACATGTCATCTGAGGCGATTCTGTCTCCTGTTTGTTCAGCTGCTCCAGCACAGCCTGCACTATAGGGACCATCATGGCTGTGGTGGCCGTGTTACTGATCCACATAGATAGGAAAGCCGTCACCACCATAAAGCCCAGCATCAAACTGTGTTAACACACATAAAGAGGCAATAAAAAATGAATGTGGATGAGAAACTGTGTTGATAGCTACCACCTCCTTGATACACTGCAAATCATTTtctaaatcagtatttttgtctcgttttccagTAAGAATATATACTTTGTCCTTAAAGCAAAATAAATTAGCTTGAAAAATAACATTGCATATTGTTTTCAGACCAGTTTAGATCTAACAAAGTTTGGTGAGGTTTatgcttgaaacaagaaaaaactatttgccaatagggtaagaaaaataaactttatgcAACACTGTAAATTTCAATTTATTAAATCAATTACCTTAAAAAAATCTGAGTACAGTTAATTGGTTCAAGTAACATGAACTTAAATATTAAGTGACAAGTAGACTtatctcaatttaatttaattatttaaatggggttatagattaagattcaactttattgttattgtgccgagtacaggtacagagccaatggaatgcagttgtttttgcatatcccaactaagatggagtcagagcgcagggtcagccatgaaacagcgcccctggagtaGATAGCATCAAGGGCCCaacagagccttaaccgctgagccaccacagTTTCAAACCACTTTGAATTCTACTCACTACTTCTTAGTGCGCGTAATAAATCTGCTCTTTTGTAAAGTACTTACTTTTAAGTGGAGAGGAATTGTTTGTATATAACAGTCTACAACTTTACCAGAGGCAACACTATCAGCCAAatggtgacttcacacaaatcaagaCTAACAACCAGctacagaaaaacaacaacaatagtcaaaagagtcatttttaataacatttattacatttactcTTAAGATCCCTTGTTTTGTTTGTCACAGTTATTCAAGCTCAAGGatttatgggtattccacacagctGCAATTTTTTACTTGACAATTTTGTGTTCATAGTACTTGAAACCAAAGGTTAATGAATGTATATACAGGGTTTGTGAGGGATACTTAAAACATATATTCATtaaagattacagaatacatgctgtaaaatgtaatttgtaacatattccattagattactcaaggtcagtactAATTAAATAAGTACTAATTACTTTTTCAGAACTGGTAGATTTGTTTTACTCGTTTTGACCAttaaaaatctgccagtacagtaagacaaaataaacgtgttaaaaataaattctctgaaaaattTCTAAACTTCTTATACAGTATtgttttaaaacaagataaagctaattgattttgttttaaggattttaagatatttttacagaaaaacaataaaataattattatcaaaaacaagatttttgccctaataacAAAAGActtactagagagagagagagaaaagatctAACCTGGATTTCATTTTATCAGGTCTGGTAACAGGTGCATgttaaatggatagaaatagcattttagcttagcatgaaGCTAAATGTTCACGTGACAATTTacagaatgtttatttatatttcttctgctccaaacttacttaaaatgtacttctctgtctgctcttatgaatgtaacacaacttaagaaattgtttcaccgctgttcaaaatgctctttggatcgcatcatttatatcgAATAATGTAACTGcattctgattaccaactatttaaattatAACTTTAGTGGAGTagatactaatattttgtattttaatgcatATAATGCGTATAATCCCATTAcaagtattccgttactccccaaccctgcgtaTATATATTTGAGtcatgattccaaaatgtgacttttcaagtattgtttttttctttcgtttttttgtttggattttctccccaatttggaatgcccaatgtgctcaagtcctcgtggtggagtagtgacttgcctcaatccgggtggtggagaacgaatcttagttgtctccgcgtctgagacagtcaatccgcacatcttatcatgtttgttgagcgtgttaccgtggaaacatagtgcatgtggaggcttcacgctattctccgtggcatccatgcacaatttaccacgcaccTCACCGAGAACCAcaatatagcgaccacgaggaggttaacccaatgtgactcttcccaccctagcaaccgggtcaattgattgcttaggaagcctgactggagtccctcagcatgccctggattcgaacgttctactccaggtgtggtagtcagcgtctttacttgctgagctacccaggccccaagtaATGTTTAAAACTTgattgtaagtgaatggtgaccaaagctccaaaaaggagattatgtcagcataaatgtaatctagaagactctagtggtttaatcaatgtcttctgaagagatcttctgaagcgattcagttggttttgggtgagaacggaccaaaatgttgttccttttttttttacagtacatttacatttatgcatttggcagatgcttttatccaaagtgacttacagtgcacttattacagggacaatccccccggagcaacctggagttaagtgccttgctcaaggacacaatggtggtggctgtggggatcgaaccagcgaccttctgattaccagattaccagttatgcgctttataccactttagaccactacaccatcaccactccactGTGAcagtacatcttgtcattgcaggctCTTGGCACATTCATGGTTTCAATCTCAAtttcacttcctagtgcttgacgcatgtgcaggtCGCTAGATGGAACTATAGGAAGAggaatcaagcttgaaatcatgatcaccaagaagagtgctgtcaagatgtacagtgaaaacagagatatattttggtctgttctcaccccaaacaAAATGGATCGCatcagaagacactgattaatCATCTGGAGTCTTAATGATTACTTTAATCCTGACTTTATCTCCTATTTGGAGCTTTaggatttctggtcaccattcacttatgttATATGGACAGatctgagacattcttctaaaaatcttcagcaggagaaagaagtcatattgaataaatgatgagaaaatgttaatttttgggtgaactaacctttaaaGTGTAATGGTAACTCGATTTTAACATGTAAGGATTAAGCTTACGTTTTGTCAAATAATTTCTTTAATTTGAGATAGCTAGTATTTACATTGAACATATGTTCCCTGAAACCAagtcttatactgtatattataagttcatttgtcttgttttaaggttgtatagatattttaattaaaaaacagacacaaatactaattaagaaaaacattttttgcagtgttaaaTCTCTGATGTTACTGTGTATCAAGGACTATATATCAGGTAAAGTGTTTGACCTACAGTGCTGGGCGCACACCAACAATGAGCAACACTCTCAGGGCAATGCGCTTGTGCAGGTTCCAGTGTTCAACAGCCAGGGCTACCATCAGCCCACCCACAAACAGCATGTTAGTATCCTTCAGGTACTGCATACACACCTAGAGGACAACATCAACATCTAAGGCAGGTATTTAGGTCTATTTTATTCACTTTGTATTACGTGCCCTTTCATTGCAGTTTTCTCTtcagttattttatattttttgttgaaaGGAAACACAGATCTTACCACTTTAGATTGCATTATTCCAAGCATGGGGAAAAGGACAGCGGGTAACAGTGATGTGACAGCTAAGGGAAGAGCCTCTGTACACCAGTATACTGCCATCAGTATGATCACATAGGCACAGTTGGCCTCCTGGAAAAaggtaatgtaaatgtacatttcagtatgacattttttattcaaaatatgtgAGCAATATTTAAAAACGCATGCAAAAGCATAGATGAGAatcttttgaaacaaaaaatagtcaatttttttaatataatgacTATAGTTTATCTCTGAGTCTATCAATGGGAGCAGTTCATATGAGCACCGTTGCAAATATGTCATGATCCGAACACATTGCCTGTGAGTCAGATAGGAATTTAAACTTACTATGTTCCCACGCTTGAACTTACACAATGACAAAGGGTTGAAAAAACAATTTTGAGGCACAATGAATTATTTGGAGGCCTCAGGATACAAATTCAGTCCACATTCCATGTATTAAACacaagaatacatttttatttaatttagtactACATTTTGACAGGCGTTTGGACAGAACCTTAGATAAAGCAATACGAAATCTAAACCAAATAAAAATTCCTGTATAGGTGTAAAGAACAATGGAAACACTAAGCATTGGATTAAAACATTGGCTAAATTTCAttgaaaataaaactgtttaaatgACATACCCTTGTGTTGACAGCAACTGGGAGAGGAAGAAGAATTAAAGGTGTTAGGAAAATAATTATCCCATGCTTCAAGTTCCATATGGATTTTAGTATAGGGAGCATCTCAAATAAAGAGTGTTTGTGCTTATGAAGTGAGTTAACACTGTTGGACACGTCCTTTTAACATTCTCTctggggtggagagagagaaacttAAGAAAGAAATAATGAGAGAGGGCGTGAGAGAACGCAATTATTATTATAGACTACTGCAGGCAAcctgccttttttctttttttcttcgcTTTATAATCACTTTTTTTCTTTGCAACTACATATTTTGCAACTTACTTGCTAAGGAATCATTTGCTTTTTCTGGGCTATTGTGATTTAAATAGAAGAACAATGCATGCcatttaacttttaactttttgaaaatgtatgcttACAGCTTTAtcaaatatactgtagaatttaaaaatatttgtattttcttgGATGTAAATGTACTCAAGTATTTATAAGAATAATGTTTGGTTAATTTGTTACAGTATAGTCAAACTAGACTAAAAAGtagttattaaagggatagtaacctaaccctaacccaaaaattaaaattctcagataatttactcaccctcatgccataccacatgtgtgactttcttctgcttaacacaaacaaatatttttcaaagaATAATTCAGGTCTGTAACTctcaatgctagtgaatggtagccagacattttaagctccaaaaagcacataaaggcagcataaaagtaatccataggactcctgtgtttctctctctctccccttttctgcccagtttggaatgcccaattaccaatgcactctaagtccttgtggtggtgtagtgactcgactcaatctaggtgacggaggacaaatcttggttgcctccgtgtctgagaccgtcaatccacgcatcttatcacgtggcttgttgagcgtgttatccTGGAGacatcacgctattctctgtggcatccatgcacaactcaccacgtgccccaccgagagcgagaaccacacattatagtgaccacgaggaggttaccccatgtgactagcaactgggccattttggttgcttagtagacctggctggagtcactcagcatgccctggattcgaactcatgactccaggtgtggtatcagtgtctttactcactgagtaACCCAGGCCTCCCGACTCCTTTGGTTcaatatatgtcttcagaagtgatgcgattactttgggtgagaaacagatcaacatgtaaatcattttttactataaatatccactttcactttcagaatgtgaaagtgtaaatAGAGATTTATggcaaaaaaggacttacattttaatctgttcctcacccaaacctattatatcacttctgaagacatggattgaaccactggagtcacacagattacatttatgttaactttatgtgctttttggagactgaaagttctagccaccattcatttgcattgtaaggacctacctgagactcgtagtgacggattaattgacagctgctgtcagactctatgttattattattcctcacacggtcgcaagacgacatgtacatgaatctggcgtggtgagctggaacctgcttacgtcagctgtcaccgcttacgtcacgaagtaccgcaacagccaataggaaaattcaactgcagtagccaccgttcaacctgaagagggcagcactcagacgtttttacgccatatattgtagaattaaaacactttatatacaaatgtcaaaaaaattacttgaatcaatgaccagtactaataaatccccatgcttacagatcattaactaaaaaaagttggtttagggtttagttaccctttaaagcatACGGAAATCTGAAAATTTTCAACAAGCAGCATGTTGAATGACCAGAAAAGGAATAAGTTCTGACTAAggctattaaaaaacaaaactgaagattATCTGCAGTCATTTTCATATGATTTCCTTTATTAACTGGAACATTGTCAGTTATTAGACTCATACAGTAAGAGCAAAACCAATAGTAAGACGTCGCCCTCTTGTGGATTTTAGTAGTCAGCCGATAACTATGGCAGGAAAGGCTTCAGATCGCAGAAAATTACATTTCATGAAATGTTTGTATCATTAGCTGCCCAGTAAATTGCACAATTTTGGATTTATCGTTTATTTAACACAACTGATTCTTTCCATTACACTAGGAAGCTATTCTTTTATTTCTTACTTAAACTGCAACCATTAATCGAAAATGTGTTTATGGGGATATTCATGGCTTATAGTTTATATGTATTGCATGgcattatttttcttttgattaaGACCAAAAGTTTGTATAATCTCTGGGTGACTTGTATTATGACACGAGAACACCATGGCTGAGAATCACTAAACTGAAGTCACGGGTCTAGTGAGAGCGTACTCACGCACGGAGATGAGGGTCACGTGAGGCTCTGAACTCAACACTATGGCTTCGAAAAAGAACAACATATTTTCCAATTCTGAGGAAATTACTGTGCTGTTATTGTGGTTCTTAAAGTATTAGTTATACAGTTATACATCACGGAACACATGAGACTTGTCGTCGTTATAGCAGCTGATCCACAGCCTAGTTGCTGACAAGCAGCAAACATTGCAGAGgtgagcaacaacaacaacaagctagttgcatctattttttttcttaatgtttGTTTAGCAGTAGTGCATGTGTATTTACATTAACAAACCAGTTGACCAGTTAGTGATTTGATGTATGTAGGAGTACTCTCTTGAATCTGTAACTCAACTGACGAGGAGTGACAGAGAAACACTATTTCCTTATCAGTGGGTGTCTGTGTTTATGCCCTTCATTTAATTGTTCATCTTTTTTTTCTGACGTTAGATCATGATATTCAATTGTTTATTCTTGTAAAGTCTGTTTAGTACACAATCAGGGGTAgtgatgttttttaattttttttttttatctttatcatATACCATGAGTGATGACGTCATTATCATAGACTAATCAATAGTTGATGCTAGAGAGAAGATTATGTTATCTGCGGGCGTTATACTATAGTATATCCCTGACACCCACATTTACTGTGCCATTAATTTACATctattttaaatagtattttatgattagaaattaagttttattacattttttatttttttttccatatacactggtggccaaaagtttggaataatttacagattttgctgttttggaaggaaattggtacttaaattcaccaaagtggcattcaactgatcacaaagtatagtcaggaatagggttgcaatggtatgagattttcatggtacgATAACCATCTCAGGAAATATCACGGTgtatggtattacacaattattattatcagttacaatgactcTTAAAGGCGTGaaaacagaagttttttttttttttttggttgaacaaatgctttttataattgaaacttgaagctattttttttaattgaagtatgtgtaaaaaaaagtctcccttttgaaaataaatgtaataaataagtaatctaacagaattataataataaaccaaattttaaacatgataaaaaatagcatgtaactataacttgttatataactaaagcatgttagtttacatgttagcatagcatgttaaattaacagctaaatgaaaaataacatcagctgtatGAGCTTTAaattaatgtcctatgattattaacagttaacatatactgtaggtgcgtgaCAGCACAGCAGACTGCtcctgtacctttaactcagtggttctcaactggttttgcttctggACCAGATTTTAAATCGGAAATCAAGTGatgacccaccatagtaaaaacgttTAAATTGTatgtatcctgggtcacatttccttttatgttgcataattttgttcatggttttccagtacaaggacatgcatcaagtgacattattttagttgttgacatcaacaacaaaatctacaggaagtttcctCTCCCccctttaaaaattgaagagcatatttacttatatgagcctcTTATTGtcccgtttgtttcctaataacaaacataattcaaaca
This window harbors:
- the slc13a5b gene encoding Na(+)/citrate cotransporter, with product MLPILKSIWNLKHGIIIFLTPLILLPLPVAVNTREANCAYVIILMAVYWCTEALPLAVTSLLPAVLFPMLGIMQSKVVCMQYLKDTNMLFVGGLMVALAVEHWNLHKRIALRVLLIVGVRPALLMLGFMVVTAFLSMWISNTATTAMMVPIVQAVLEQLNKQETESPQMTCGEERPQDTEYKQQVKHKDKEVVVRMLDVSPEAAKQQESVEKRLMSKGMTLCVCYAASIGGTATLTGTGPNLVLKGQMNQLFPENDDVINFASWFGFAFPNMIIMLTIAWLWLQFVFMGFNIRKTWGCGAIKSEKDIAAYNVIREQHLLLGPMSFGELSVLALFILLVVLWFTRDPGFVAGWATHIFNTDTEYVTDATVAIFIAVLLFILPSKPPQFRFWSPTATETEPQLSSARSPALLTWKVAQKKLPWNIVLLLGGGFALAKGSEESGLSKWLGNQLTPLYSIPPWAIVIILCLLIAIFTECTSNVATATLFLPVLASMSQSIGMNPLYVMVPCTLSASFAFMLPVATPPNAIVFSYGYLKVSDMAKTGMMMNVIGILCITLAINTWGKAMFSLDSFPAWANQTVT